From one Streptomyces sp. R41 genomic stretch:
- a CDS encoding class II aldolase/adducin family protein, whose amino-acid sequence MAEQRRDARDVREDAQDAPGRGELGASGARDAMERAWDELVLTARRTVADGLVVGTSGNVSVRVGGTVLVTPTGVPYDRLTPDDLVGVDLDGRQVLGSLLPTSELPMHLAIYRATDARAVVHTHAAHATAVSTLVPELPLIHYMAGALGGPVRVAPYATYGTPELAENMLQALDHRTACLLQNHGTIAYGDSLNQAYDRTAQLEWMSRVWLLASSVPGLTPTLLSPQQTQEAGERLRGYGQRD is encoded by the coding sequence ATGGCTGAGCAGCGGCGGGACGCACGGGACGTGCGGGAGGACGCACAGGATGCGCCTGGGCGGGGCGAGTTGGGCGCGAGTGGCGCCCGGGACGCGATGGAACGGGCGTGGGACGAGCTCGTCCTGACAGCCCGCCGGACGGTGGCCGACGGACTGGTCGTCGGTACGTCGGGCAATGTGTCGGTACGGGTCGGCGGCACCGTCCTGGTCACGCCCACGGGAGTGCCGTACGACCGGCTGACGCCCGACGACCTCGTCGGCGTCGATCTCGACGGCCGGCAGGTGCTCGGTTCGCTTCTTCCGACGAGCGAACTGCCGATGCATCTCGCGATCTACCGTGCGACCGACGCGCGCGCCGTCGTCCACACCCATGCCGCGCACGCGACGGCGGTTTCCACGCTCGTCCCCGAGCTCCCGCTGATCCACTACATGGCGGGCGCCCTCGGCGGGCCGGTCCGTGTTGCCCCCTATGCGACATACGGCACTCCGGAGTTGGCCGAGAACATGCTCCAGGCCCTCGACCACCGCACCGCCTGCCTCCTCCAGAACCACGGCACCATCGCCTACGGAGACTCCTTGAACCAGGCGTACGACCGCACAGCCCAGCTGGAGTGGATGTCCCGCGTCTGGCTCCTGGCCTCCTCCGTCCCGGGCCTGACCCCCACGCTGCTGTCACCCCAGCAGACCCAGGAGGCGGGGGAGCGGCTACGGGGGTACGGACAGCGGGACTAG
- a CDS encoding lysozyme yields the protein MARDHKPFRRRARVVAATAIVGALTAGGTALVAVPASAASRPKGHDVSSHQKNVDWQSAKAKGARFVYVKATESHTYRNPYFSRQYNGARNAGILHGAYHFAVPNKSSGTAQATYFVRNGGAWRSDGWTLPPALDIEYNPYSSHKCYGLSKAKMVSWIKAFSDEVKRETGRRPVIYTTTHWWNTCTGGSRAFAANHALWLARYDSADAGALPAGWSYWTFWQYDNSGSLPGDQNLFNGSMTALKRLARG from the coding sequence ATGGCCCGTGATCACAAACCATTCCGTCGCCGTGCCCGCGTCGTCGCGGCAACGGCCATCGTGGGGGCACTCACCGCCGGTGGGACCGCCCTCGTCGCGGTTCCGGCCTCCGCGGCGAGCAGGCCCAAAGGGCACGACGTCTCCTCGCACCAGAAGAACGTCGACTGGCAGAGCGCGAAAGCAAAGGGCGCCCGGTTCGTCTACGTCAAGGCGACTGAGTCCCACACCTACCGCAATCCGTACTTCAGCCGGCAGTACAACGGCGCACGCAACGCGGGCATCCTTCACGGCGCCTATCACTTCGCGGTGCCGAACAAGTCGTCCGGCACCGCCCAGGCCACATACTTCGTGCGCAACGGCGGCGCCTGGCGCTCGGACGGCTGGACGCTGCCGCCCGCGCTGGACATCGAGTACAACCCGTACAGCAGCCACAAGTGCTACGGCCTGAGCAAGGCCAAGATGGTGAGCTGGATCAAGGCGTTCAGCGACGAGGTCAAGCGGGAGACCGGCCGTCGTCCGGTGATCTACACGACCACGCACTGGTGGAACACCTGCACCGGCGGCAGTCGCGCCTTCGCCGCGAACCACGCCCTGTGGCTCGCCCGCTACGACTCGGCGGACGCGGGTGCGCTGCCGGCCGGCTGGTCGTACTGGACGTTCTGGCAGTACGACAACAGCGGCAGCCTGCCGGGTGACCAGAATCTCTTCAACGGATCCATGACCGCGCTCAAGAGGCTCGCGCGAGGCTAG